From the Amycolatopsis thermoflava N1165 genome, one window contains:
- a CDS encoding SDR family oxidoreductase, with protein MKTWLITGASGGFGTAIARQALAAGDAVVATARRPERVRLAGERLLVLPLDVTDDEAARAAAERAVERFGRIDVLVSNAGRGLFGAVEETSPAEARELFDTNVFGVLAVTRAVLPVMRAQRSGHLLAISSMGGFSAGAGFGVYAASKFAVEALHEALREELAPFGVRVTIVEPGVFDTGFSGASAQVAQKIDAYAAPDYTDDDGDPPGDPADAAAAIVAVAGAADAPLRLPLGRDAIARIRAKLDQVAGDLGTT; from the coding sequence ATGAAGACCTGGCTGATCACGGGCGCGTCCGGTGGGTTCGGCACCGCGATCGCCCGGCAGGCGCTCGCCGCGGGAGACGCCGTGGTCGCCACCGCGCGGCGGCCGGAGCGCGTCCGGCTCGCCGGGGAGCGGTTGCTCGTGCTGCCGTTGGACGTCACCGACGACGAGGCGGCCCGCGCGGCCGCCGAGCGCGCCGTCGAGCGGTTCGGCCGGATCGACGTCCTGGTGAGCAACGCGGGCCGCGGGTTGTTCGGCGCGGTGGAGGAGACGTCACCGGCGGAAGCGCGGGAGTTGTTCGACACCAACGTGTTCGGCGTGCTGGCGGTGACGCGCGCCGTGCTTCCGGTGATGCGTGCCCAGCGGAGCGGGCACCTGCTGGCGATCAGCTCGATGGGCGGCTTCTCCGCGGGCGCCGGGTTCGGGGTGTACGCGGCGAGCAAGTTCGCCGTCGAGGCGCTGCACGAAGCTCTGCGTGAGGAGCTGGCGCCGTTCGGGGTGCGTGTCACCATCGTCGAGCCGGGGGTGTTCGACACCGGTTTCAGCGGCGCGTCGGCCCAGGTCGCGCAGAAGATCGACGCGTACGCCGCGCCCGACTACACCGACGACGACGGTGACCCGCCGGGCGACCCGGCCGACGCGGCGGCGGCGATCGTCGCGGTGGCCGGGGCCGCGGACGCGCCGCTGCGGCTCCCACTGGGCCGCGACGCGATCGCCCGCATCCGCGCGAAGCTGGACCAGGTGGCCGGCGACCTCGGTACCACGTGA
- a CDS encoding PaaX family transcriptional regulator C-terminal domain-containing protein gives MTAKKPGAALPRPQNGAEPQLLLTSLLGDFWYWRDEHVPATALVRLLADFDVTADGARAAMRRLAARGLLTVSRQGRTTAYGIPPRTSEVIVERTHRMLTFGSTAPKWDGRWTVVAFSVPEQDRTLRNNLRSRLRVLRFAALYDGVWVSPHDAGEEALEVLRELGITTATVLRSTEVPGGPVSPVAAFDLEPLAREYREFADRYEPMLQSLDDGLIGPKQALRMRTELRVDWRHFPETDPDLPAELLPAGWDRARAQRVFVQIYDRLGPLAEIRFRQILGSVAPDLAEHASHHDSATVAELFATLGDRRAHGDTPFEQAAAARRLAEAERG, from the coding sequence GTGACCGCGAAGAAACCGGGGGCCGCACTGCCCCGCCCGCAGAACGGCGCCGAACCGCAGCTGCTGCTCACGTCGCTGCTGGGCGACTTCTGGTACTGGCGGGACGAGCACGTGCCGGCGACCGCGCTGGTCCGGCTGCTCGCGGACTTCGACGTCACCGCCGACGGCGCCCGCGCGGCGATGCGGCGGCTCGCGGCGCGCGGGCTGCTCACGGTGTCGCGTCAGGGCCGGACGACCGCGTACGGGATCCCGCCGCGCACGTCGGAAGTGATCGTCGAGCGCACGCACCGCATGCTGACGTTCGGCTCGACCGCCCCGAAGTGGGACGGCCGCTGGACGGTCGTCGCGTTCTCCGTCCCCGAACAGGACCGGACGCTGCGCAACAACCTGCGGTCCCGGCTGCGGGTCCTGCGCTTCGCCGCGCTGTACGACGGGGTGTGGGTGTCGCCGCACGACGCGGGCGAGGAGGCCCTGGAGGTGCTGCGCGAGCTGGGCATCACGACGGCGACCGTGCTGCGGTCGACCGAGGTGCCGGGCGGGCCGGTCAGCCCCGTCGCCGCGTTCGACCTGGAGCCGCTGGCGCGGGAGTACCGCGAGTTCGCCGACCGCTACGAGCCGATGCTGCAGAGCCTCGACGACGGGCTCATCGGGCCGAAGCAGGCGCTGCGGATGCGGACCGAGCTGCGCGTGGACTGGCGGCACTTCCCGGAGACGGACCCGGACCTGCCCGCCGAACTGCTGCCCGCCGGCTGGGACCGGGCGCGGGCGCAGCGGGTGTTCGTGCAGATCTACGACCGGCTCGGCCCGCTCGCGGAGATCCGGTTCCGGCAGATCCTCGGGTCGGTGGCGCCCGACCTGGCCGAGCACGCGTCCCACCACGACTCGGCGACGGTCGCGGAGCTGTTCGCCACCCTCGGGGACCGCCGCGCGCACGGCGACACGCCGTTCGAGCAGGCGGCGGCCGCGCGTCGCCTCGCGGAGGCGGAGCGGGGCTAG
- a CDS encoding transporter substrate-binding domain-containing protein, with translation MRHTLRRPLVLAVAAVLALTGCGQASSGSGPGPGTAAVPALHDALPQQVKDSGVLRFAGDSHPPYRTVGADGTSVTGIDKDFQDALGRVLGVRTQTVVVSNLPAALQGMLSGRYEAFNGPVKATAEREQQFDSITWMTTRTSYVVPAGSTAGIKTVDDLCGKRVAVVSASIVEEQLNKLSQYCTGAGRAPTTTIGLADTNATMLAAQSGRADAAGMTQAAAIDVTTAQKGAFTYVTQTEAQGATADNLALLVPKTSGLGPVLRDAYQALFDSGEYRQIMQKWGLTDVTVEKPLLNVATSR, from the coding sequence ATGCGCCACACCCTCCGCCGTCCCCTCGTCCTCGCGGTGGCCGCGGTCCTGGCCCTCACCGGCTGCGGCCAGGCCTCGTCCGGTTCGGGTCCCGGCCCGGGCACCGCCGCCGTGCCCGCCCTGCACGACGCCCTGCCGCAGCAGGTCAAGGACTCCGGCGTGCTCAGATTCGCCGGCGACTCGCACCCGCCGTACCGGACCGTCGGCGCCGACGGCACCAGTGTCACCGGCATCGACAAGGATTTCCAGGACGCGCTCGGCCGGGTGCTGGGCGTCCGCACCCAGACCGTGGTGGTCAGCAACCTCCCGGCCGCCCTGCAGGGCATGCTCAGCGGCCGCTACGAGGCCTTCAACGGCCCGGTCAAGGCCACCGCCGAGCGCGAGCAGCAGTTCGACTCGATCACCTGGATGACCACCCGCACCTCCTACGTCGTGCCGGCCGGCTCCACCGCGGGCATCAAGACGGTGGACGACCTGTGCGGCAAGCGGGTCGCGGTGGTCAGCGCGAGCATCGTCGAGGAGCAGCTGAACAAGCTCTCCCAGTACTGCACCGGCGCCGGCCGCGCGCCCACCACCACGATCGGGCTGGCCGACACCAACGCGACGATGCTGGCCGCCCAGTCCGGCCGCGCGGACGCCGCCGGGATGACCCAGGCCGCCGCCATCGACGTCACCACCGCGCAGAAGGGCGCCTTCACCTACGTCACGCAGACCGAGGCGCAGGGGGCGACCGCCGACAACCTCGCGCTGCTCGTGCCCAAGACCAGCGGCCTCGGCCCGGTGCTGCGTGACGCGTACCAGGCCCTGTTCGACAGCGGCGAGTACCGCCAGATCATGCAGAAGTGGGGACTGACCGACGTCACGGTCGAGAAGCCGCTGCTCAACGTCGCCACGTCCCGCTGA
- a CDS encoding amino acid ABC transporter permease, whose amino-acid sequence MTTLTAAPPDDVATARHRFRPWRWVAGIVLAVVTAQLAWFLIGNSRFQWDVVAEYLFDPTVLAGLGTTVLLAVVAMVIGSLVGGLLAAAQLSDFPPLRWAATVYIGVFRGIPPLVQLIFWFNLAYLLPRLSIGIPFGPVFASWDANLVITPLTAAIIGLSLVESAYLAEIIRAGLLGVDSGQRDAARAMGFTPGQTFVRVVLPQAMRTIIPPAGSQFISVLKGTALVSVIAMADLLHSVQVIYNRTYQIVPMLIVACLWYLAVVTLLTIGQRRLERHFSRGHGGRK is encoded by the coding sequence ATGACAACCCTCACCGCGGCGCCGCCCGACGACGTCGCCACCGCGCGCCACCGGTTCCGGCCGTGGCGCTGGGTGGCCGGGATCGTCCTGGCCGTCGTCACCGCCCAGCTCGCCTGGTTCCTCATCGGCAACTCCCGCTTCCAGTGGGACGTCGTGGCCGAGTACCTGTTCGACCCGACCGTGCTCGCCGGGCTCGGCACGACCGTCCTGCTGGCGGTGGTGGCGATGGTGATCGGCTCGCTGGTCGGCGGCCTGCTCGCCGCCGCACAGCTGAGCGACTTCCCGCCGCTGCGCTGGGCCGCGACCGTCTACATCGGAGTGTTCCGCGGCATCCCGCCGCTGGTGCAGCTGATCTTCTGGTTCAACCTGGCCTACCTGCTGCCGCGGCTGTCGATCGGCATCCCGTTCGGCCCGGTGTTCGCCTCCTGGGACGCCAACCTGGTGATCACCCCGCTCACCGCGGCGATCATCGGCCTGTCGCTGGTGGAGTCGGCCTACCTGGCCGAGATCATCCGCGCCGGGCTGCTCGGCGTCGACAGCGGGCAGCGCGACGCGGCCAGGGCGATGGGGTTCACGCCCGGCCAGACGTTCGTGCGCGTGGTGCTGCCGCAGGCGATGCGCACGATCATCCCGCCCGCGGGCAGCCAGTTCATCAGCGTGCTCAAGGGCACCGCGCTGGTGTCGGTGATCGCGATGGCCGACCTGCTGCACTCGGTCCAGGTCATCTACAACCGCACGTACCAGATCGTGCCGATGCTCATCGTCGCGTGCCTGTGGTACCTGGCGGTGGTCACGTTGCTGACGATCGGCCAGCGCCGCCTGGAACGGCACTTCAGCCGGGGACACGGGGGGCGGAAATGA
- a CDS encoding amino acid ABC transporter ATP-binding protein, giving the protein MSDPVLRVRNVRKNFGDHTALDDVSLDVHEGEVVVVIGPSGSGKSTLVRCVHQLESIDGGAIYLDDELLGYERRGSRLRPLPERRVAAQRRRMSMVFQQFNLLPHMTVLRNVTEAPVRVHGRDRAEARAEALELLAQVGLSDRTGHYPRQLSGGQQQRVAIARAVATHPRITLFDEPTSALDPELVGEVLGVMRDLAANGMTMVVVTHEMAFAREVADRCVFMEAGRIVESGPPAELFGDPKTPRLRAFLARHNATMEGVA; this is encoded by the coding sequence ATGAGTGATCCGGTGCTGCGCGTGCGCAACGTGCGCAAAAACTTCGGCGACCACACCGCGCTCGACGACGTCAGCCTCGACGTGCACGAGGGCGAGGTCGTGGTGGTGATCGGCCCGTCCGGGTCGGGCAAGTCGACGCTGGTGCGGTGCGTGCACCAGCTGGAGAGCATCGACGGCGGCGCGATCTACCTCGACGACGAGCTGCTCGGCTACGAGCGCCGCGGTTCCCGGCTGCGCCCGCTGCCCGAACGGCGCGTCGCGGCCCAGCGGCGGCGGATGAGCATGGTGTTCCAGCAGTTCAACCTCCTCCCCCACATGACCGTGCTGCGCAACGTCACCGAAGCGCCGGTGCGCGTGCACGGCCGGGACCGCGCCGAAGCCAGGGCGGAGGCGCTGGAGCTGCTCGCGCAGGTCGGTCTGAGCGACCGCACCGGGCACTACCCGAGGCAGCTCTCCGGCGGGCAGCAGCAGCGCGTGGCGATCGCCCGCGCGGTGGCCACCCACCCGCGGATCACGCTGTTCGACGAGCCCACCAGCGCGCTCGACCCCGAGCTGGTCGGCGAGGTGCTCGGCGTGATGCGGGACCTCGCCGCGAACGGCATGACCATGGTCGTGGTGACCCACGAGATGGCCTTCGCCCGCGAGGTCGCCGACCGCTGCGTGTTCATGGAGGCGGGCCGGATCGTCGAGTCCGGGCCGCCCGCGGAACTCTTCGGCGACCCGAAAACCCCGCGGCTGCGGGCTTTCCTGGCCCGCCACAACGCGACGATGGAAGGTGTTGCGTGA
- a CDS encoding CapA family protein, whose translation MITIASVGDLILDEPDPASFLAPSADLLRSADVTIGHVEVPHSTTTVSQSTDVPAPPADPAALTALADAGFDVVTLAGNHICDAGDVGVADTIAHSRAAGLVPTGAGANLDEARRPAIVERDGLRVGVLSYNCVGPRESWATSKKPGCAYVHVLTHYELDHASPGGPPKIYTFADPDSLDAMADDIRALRTDADIVLVSLHKGVGHTPAAVAMYEKPVARAAIDAGADAVFGHHAHIMRGIETHRGKPIFHGLGNFVTVTHALTPGTGSSAELEAWSQRRKELYGFAPDPRMPAYPFHPESRNTAIAWLGFDRDELAEAGFVPCWIDERGAPVPCGGTPDGDRVTGYIDDITRRADLNGRFTPRGDRVLLDDIERTS comes from the coding sequence GTGATCACCATCGCCTCGGTCGGGGACCTGATCCTCGACGAGCCGGACCCGGCGTCGTTCCTCGCGCCGTCCGCGGACCTGCTGCGCTCGGCCGACGTGACGATCGGGCACGTGGAGGTCCCGCACTCCACGACGACGGTCTCGCAGAGCACCGACGTGCCCGCCCCGCCCGCCGACCCGGCCGCGCTGACCGCACTGGCGGACGCCGGGTTCGACGTCGTCACGCTGGCAGGCAACCACATCTGCGACGCCGGCGACGTCGGCGTCGCGGACACCATCGCGCACTCGCGCGCCGCCGGGCTCGTCCCCACGGGCGCGGGGGCGAACCTCGACGAGGCGCGCAGGCCGGCGATCGTCGAGCGCGACGGGCTGCGGGTCGGCGTGCTGTCCTACAACTGCGTCGGCCCGCGGGAATCCTGGGCCACGTCGAAGAAGCCCGGCTGCGCCTACGTGCACGTGCTCACCCACTACGAGCTGGACCACGCGAGCCCCGGCGGGCCGCCGAAGATCTACACCTTCGCCGATCCGGACAGCCTGGACGCGATGGCCGACGACATCCGGGCGCTGCGCACGGACGCCGACATCGTGCTGGTGTCGCTGCACAAGGGCGTCGGGCACACCCCCGCCGCGGTCGCAATGTACGAGAAGCCGGTGGCCCGCGCGGCGATCGACGCGGGCGCCGACGCGGTGTTCGGGCACCACGCGCACATCATGCGCGGCATCGAGACCCACCGCGGCAAGCCGATCTTCCACGGGCTCGGCAACTTCGTCACCGTGACCCACGCGCTCACCCCGGGCACGGGCTCCAGCGCGGAACTGGAGGCGTGGTCGCAGCGGCGCAAGGAGCTGTACGGGTTCGCGCCCGATCCGCGGATGCCCGCCTACCCGTTCCACCCGGAAAGCCGCAACACGGCGATCGCCTGGCTGGGCTTCGACCGCGACGAGCTCGCCGAAGCGGGGTTCGTGCCGTGCTGGATCGACGAGCGCGGCGCCCCGGTCCCGTGCGGCGGCACGCCCGACGGCGACCGGGTGACCGGCTACATCGACGACATCACCCGGAGGGCCGACCTCAACGGGCGGTTCACGCCGCGCGGCGACCGGGTCCTGCTGGACGACATCGAAAGGACGTCATGA
- a CDS encoding CaiB/BaiF CoA transferase family protein, with translation MTDQPLAGRTVIDLTTALAGPYATLLLAGLGATVIKVENPFTGGDSSRNNAPYLGRDGLSLTRRGEDDMSVSMLVRGRNKLSVTLNLKNPRAKAVFADLVRDADVLVENYSPGVTHRLGIDYPAVRELNPRLVYTSISGFGAQGGPGSGKAMDSIIQALSGVMMTAGEPDEGPVRFGLPVGDMLAPLFAVIGTVSALMQAEHTGEGQHVDVSMLGALTSLVACEPFDAFEAVGLPQRTGSMVPRLAPFGILPAADGHVALCAPTDAFAHGVLRAIGRADLVEDGRFHSRDQRVRHADELHDLIREWCSSRPVAEVVDAFAAHGVPAAPVREPREAVRDPLVRQREEVVPLAHPRHGAVADLSATGIPIRFSGARAGFDRPAPALGEHNDQVYRERLGYSAEQLAELAADAVI, from the coding sequence ATGACCGACCAGCCGCTCGCCGGGCGCACCGTCATCGACCTGACCACGGCGCTGGCCGGCCCGTACGCGACGCTCCTGCTCGCCGGGCTCGGCGCCACGGTCATCAAGGTGGAGAACCCGTTCACCGGCGGGGACTCCTCCCGCAACAACGCGCCCTACCTCGGCCGGGACGGGCTGTCGCTGACGCGGCGCGGCGAGGACGACATGTCGGTGTCGATGCTCGTCCGCGGCCGCAACAAGCTCAGCGTCACCCTGAACCTGAAGAACCCGCGCGCGAAGGCGGTCTTCGCCGACCTGGTGCGCGACGCCGACGTGCTGGTGGAGAACTACAGCCCGGGCGTGACGCACCGGCTCGGCATCGACTACCCGGCGGTGCGGGAGCTGAACCCGCGCCTGGTCTACACCTCGATCAGCGGGTTCGGCGCGCAAGGCGGTCCCGGATCGGGCAAGGCGATGGACTCGATCATCCAGGCGCTGAGCGGCGTGATGATGACCGCGGGCGAGCCGGACGAAGGCCCGGTGCGGTTCGGGCTGCCGGTCGGCGACATGCTGGCGCCGCTGTTCGCGGTGATCGGGACCGTGTCGGCGCTGATGCAGGCCGAGCACACCGGCGAGGGGCAGCACGTCGACGTGTCGATGCTCGGCGCGCTGACCTCGCTGGTGGCGTGCGAGCCGTTCGACGCCTTCGAGGCGGTCGGGCTGCCGCAGCGCACCGGGTCGATGGTGCCGCGGCTCGCGCCGTTCGGGATCCTGCCCGCCGCAGACGGTCACGTCGCCCTGTGCGCGCCGACCGACGCGTTCGCGCACGGCGTGCTGCGGGCGATCGGGCGCGCGGACCTGGTCGAGGACGGCCGGTTCCACAGCCGGGACCAGCGCGTACGGCACGCCGACGAGCTGCACGACCTGATCCGCGAGTGGTGCTCGTCGCGCCCGGTCGCCGAGGTGGTCGACGCGTTCGCCGCACACGGCGTGCCCGCGGCGCCGGTGCGGGAACCGCGGGAGGCGGTGCGTGATCCACTCGTGCGGCAGCGCGAGGAAGTGGTGCCGCTCGCCCACCCCCGGCACGGCGCGGTCGCCGACCTGTCCGCGACCGGCATCCCGATCCGGTTCTCCGGCGCCCGCGCGGGTTTCGACCGCCCGGCGCCCGCGCTCGGTGAGCACAACGACCAGGTGTACCGGGAGCGGCTGGGGTACAGCGCCGAACAGCTCGCGGAACTGGCCGCCGACGCGGTGATCTGA
- a CDS encoding 2-hydroxyacyl-CoA dehydratase family protein → MGAVIGYVGADVPVELITAAGARPVRLAGRPDADRTLGDRYLGRGLDPAARSLLSRLLAGEFGRLDGLVVSRDCEASLRVFYALRELRRVEPAVALPPVHLVDVLHLPHRTTTRYVLAKVRQLRATLESWTGSLITDAALAEAITAHDRLRSLFAELATLRRQGRISGTRALSIVAETTALPVTAAIELLESVLAEDHAPVPGLRVFLTGSGHDGPEVYEALEEAGLLIVGEDHDWGDLLWQRRVGAPTELALAERYQHNGPSAPRASIRARAAHTAAAARECGAQALVSYVREHDDAPPWDYPAQREATGLPAVLLERQPYGGLTPEARTAIKELS, encoded by the coding sequence ATGGGCGCGGTGATCGGATACGTGGGCGCGGACGTCCCGGTGGAGCTGATCACCGCGGCCGGGGCGCGCCCGGTGCGGCTGGCCGGGCGGCCGGACGCGGACCGGACGCTGGGTGACCGGTACCTGGGCCGCGGCCTCGACCCGGCGGCGCGGTCGCTGCTGTCCCGGTTGCTGGCCGGGGAGTTCGGCAGGCTGGACGGGCTCGTGGTGTCCCGCGACTGCGAAGCGTCGCTGCGGGTGTTCTACGCGCTGCGCGAGCTGCGGCGGGTGGAGCCGGCGGTGGCGCTGCCGCCGGTGCACCTGGTCGACGTGCTGCACCTGCCGCACCGCACGACGACGCGGTACGTGCTGGCGAAGGTCCGGCAGCTGCGGGCGACGCTGGAATCGTGGACGGGCTCGCTGATCACCGACGCGGCGCTGGCCGAGGCGATCACCGCGCACGACCGGTTGCGGTCCCTGTTCGCCGAACTGGCAACCCTGCGCAGGCAGGGGCGGATCAGCGGCACCCGGGCACTGTCCATTGTGGCTGAAACGACGGCGTTGCCGGTGACCGCGGCCATCGAGCTGCTGGAGTCGGTGCTCGCCGAGGACCACGCCCCGGTGCCGGGGCTGCGGGTGTTCCTCACCGGCAGCGGCCACGACGGCCCGGAGGTGTACGAGGCGCTGGAGGAGGCGGGGTTGCTGATCGTCGGCGAGGACCACGACTGGGGTGATCTGCTGTGGCAGCGGCGGGTCGGTGCGCCGACCGAGCTGGCGCTGGCCGAGCGCTACCAGCACAACGGCCCGTCCGCCCCGCGCGCGTCGATCCGCGCCCGCGCCGCACACACGGCCGCCGCGGCGCGGGAGTGCGGAGCGCAGGCGCTGGTCTCTTACGTCCGCGAGCACGACGACGCGCCGCCGTGGGACTACCCGGCCCAGCGCGAAGCGACCGGGTTGCCCGCGGTCCTGCTCGAACGGCAGCCCTACGGTGGCCTCACCCCCGAAGCCCGCACCGCGATCAAGGAACTCTCGTGA
- a CDS encoding 2-hydroxyacyl-CoA dehydratase family protein, whose amino-acid sequence MTRLASASAATAYQKEWFAGLRAHDGPLALVNADAPQEIFRAMGIPYVVNQWWASIVAAKRRTQDYLALLRERGYPDYVEQYSSTSLASLFDPDPANAPWGGLPRPSIVLAETTGDASRKIFDVWDAQPGITFYPLESAAADDVPVRWWELMPRRWEEAIGSDRLDLMVGELEGLIRFLEQTTGRVFSETRFREVMALVNEQQEWNRRTRDLIAAARPCPLAVTDSIPSVMVPQWHRGTEWARDAARAFHDEVAARIDAGAAVCEDERVRLMWIGRGLWFDLDFYRRFQESHGAVFVWSMYLAIAADGYLRYGDDPLRALAARFAAFSDQLYTPPWSAEWYVKEARNHGVDGVVHLVSDDARGGYFTTRALRAAGIPVLELHADNVDARQASPEAISAVVRDWLDREVC is encoded by the coding sequence GTGACCCGCCTCGCCTCCGCGTCCGCCGCCACCGCCTACCAGAAGGAGTGGTTCGCCGGCCTGCGCGCGCACGACGGGCCGCTGGCGCTGGTCAACGCCGACGCGCCGCAGGAGATCTTCCGCGCCATGGGCATCCCGTACGTGGTGAACCAGTGGTGGGCCTCGATCGTCGCGGCGAAGCGGCGCACCCAGGACTACCTCGCGCTGCTGCGGGAGCGCGGCTATCCGGACTACGTGGAGCAGTACAGCTCGACGTCGCTGGCTTCGCTGTTCGACCCCGATCCGGCGAACGCGCCGTGGGGTGGCCTGCCGCGGCCGTCCATCGTGCTCGCCGAGACCACGGGCGACGCGTCGCGGAAGATCTTCGACGTCTGGGACGCCCAGCCGGGCATCACGTTCTACCCGTTGGAGAGCGCGGCCGCGGACGACGTGCCGGTGCGCTGGTGGGAGCTGATGCCGCGGCGCTGGGAGGAGGCGATCGGCAGCGACCGGCTCGACCTGATGGTCGGCGAGCTGGAGGGGCTGATCCGGTTCCTGGAACAGACCACCGGGCGGGTGTTCTCGGAAACCCGCTTCCGGGAGGTGATGGCGCTGGTCAACGAGCAGCAGGAGTGGAACCGGCGCACCAGGGACCTGATCGCGGCGGCGCGGCCGTGCCCGCTCGCGGTGACCGACAGCATCCCGAGCGTCATGGTGCCGCAGTGGCACCGCGGCACGGAATGGGCACGCGACGCGGCCCGCGCCTTCCACGACGAGGTCGCGGCACGCATCGACGCGGGCGCGGCGGTGTGCGAGGACGAACGCGTCCGTCTGATGTGGATCGGCCGCGGGTTGTGGTTCGACCTGGATTTCTACCGCCGCTTCCAGGAAAGTCACGGCGCGGTGTTCGTGTGGTCGATGTACCTGGCGATCGCGGCCGACGGGTACCTGCGCTACGGCGACGACCCGTTGCGGGCGCTGGCGGCGCGCTTCGCCGCGTTCTCCGACCAGCTGTACACGCCGCCGTGGTCGGCCGAGTGGTACGTGAAGGAGGCCCGCAACCACGGCGTGGACGGCGTGGTGCACCTGGTCTCCGACGACGCACGCGGCGGCTACTTCACGACGCGCGCCCTCCGGGCGGCGGGCATCCCGGTGCTGGAGCTGCACGCGGACAACGTCGACGCACGACAGGCCTCGCCCGAGGCGATCAGCGCCGTGGTGCGCGACTGGCTGGACCGTGAGGTGTGCTGA
- a CDS encoding MFS transporter — protein MTSAEPPSMPAVLGGALVALFAASLTNTIAGIALPTIAGELGGQDKVAWVASAALLTMTAATPLWGKGADRRGPRPLLLAAIAVFVAGSLIAGTASAMGWLITGRAVQGAGAGGILALSNALVAGLVPARERGRYTGWFGMSFGVASVAGPLAGGLVVGAWGWRWCFLGVVPIAAVAAVLVRLAPHRQPPPSRAPVDYAGAALLTGALGGLVLLLSAAGTARPWLSWPNLVLALVVVGLGVAALARELRAADPILPPRLFRVPSFAAAVGASFLLGAVMFGGIIYLPQYLQVVRGHDAVGAGLLMLPQIGTMILASVLTGRRIVASGRWKVFPAAGCALLVAGLVMLAPLTPATSPWWLAAAMAVLGAGTGMAQQVLVLAAQNAVGPGDLGVAGSAATFARSLGGAVGVAAFGSVIASRLRDGLPGDLLGTPEQIARLPAALAEAVHLTYTSGLRLAFVAAIPLALLAFAAVVTVRETPLR, from the coding sequence ATGACGTCCGCTGAACCACCGTCGATGCCCGCGGTGCTCGGTGGCGCGCTGGTGGCCTTGTTCGCCGCGTCGCTGACCAACACCATCGCGGGCATCGCGCTGCCGACGATCGCCGGGGAGCTGGGCGGGCAGGACAAAGTGGCGTGGGTGGCGAGCGCGGCGCTGCTGACCATGACGGCCGCGACCCCGTTGTGGGGCAAGGGCGCCGACCGGCGGGGCCCGCGTCCGCTGCTGCTGGCGGCGATCGCGGTGTTCGTGGCCGGGTCGCTCATCGCGGGCACGGCGTCGGCGATGGGCTGGCTGATCACCGGCCGCGCGGTGCAGGGCGCCGGGGCGGGCGGGATCCTCGCGTTGTCGAACGCGCTGGTGGCCGGGCTGGTCCCGGCGCGCGAGCGCGGCCGGTACACCGGGTGGTTCGGCATGTCGTTCGGCGTCGCCTCGGTTGCCGGGCCGCTCGCCGGTGGGCTGGTGGTCGGCGCGTGGGGCTGGCGGTGGTGCTTCCTGGGCGTGGTGCCGATCGCCGCGGTGGCGGCGGTTCTCGTCCGGCTGGCGCCCCACCGGCAGCCACCTCCATCCCGCGCGCCAGTGGACTACGCGGGCGCCGCGCTGCTCACGGGTGCACTCGGCGGCCTGGTGTTGCTGTTGTCCGCCGCGGGCACGGCGCGGCCGTGGTTGTCCTGGCCGAACCTCGTGCTGGCCCTGGTGGTCGTGGGCCTGGGGGTCGCGGCCCTCGCCCGGGAGCTGCGGGCGGCAGACCCGATCCTGCCGCCCCGGCTGTTCCGCGTGCCGTCGTTCGCCGCGGCGGTCGGCGCGAGTTTCCTGCTGGGTGCGGTGATGTTCGGCGGCATCATCTACCTGCCGCAGTACCTGCAGGTGGTGCGCGGGCACGACGCGGTCGGCGCCGGCCTGCTGATGCTGCCCCAGATCGGTACCATGATCCTGGCGTCGGTGCTGACCGGGCGGCGGATCGTCGCGTCCGGCCGGTGGAAGGTGTTCCCCGCGGCGGGCTGCGCGTTGCTGGTGGCGGGCCTGGTGATGCTCGCCCCGCTGACGCCGGCCACCTCCCCCTGGTGGCTCGCCGCCGCGATGGCGGTGCTCGGCGCGGGAACCGGGATGGCGCAACAGGTTCTGGTGCTGGCGGCGCAGAACGCGGTCGGTCCCGGTGACCTGGGGGTGGCCGGGTCGGCCGCCACGTTCGCCCGCTCCCTCGGTGGCGCGGTCGGTGTGGCGGCCTTCGGCTCGGTGATCGCGTCCCGCCTCCGCGACGGGCTGCCGGGCGATCTGCTCGGCACTCCCGAACAGATCGCCCGGCTCCCGGCCGCCCTGGCGGAGGCGGTGCACCTGACCTACACGAGCGGGCTGCGGCTCGCGTTCGTCGCCGCGATCCCGCTGGCGCTGCTGGCCTTCGCCGCGGTGGTCACCGTCCGGGAGACACCGTTGCGGTGA